In Rutidosis leptorrhynchoides isolate AG116_Rl617_1_P2 chromosome 2, CSIRO_AGI_Rlap_v1, whole genome shotgun sequence, one genomic interval encodes:
- the LOC139894652 gene encoding protein DA1-related 1-like, with product MMKALKGSLKLKPSPWKRILNKIGNVFLCHVCNLPLINYMVHPFWANKYCPFHECDGTPKCNSCGRIESRKKRYVPLKDGRKVCLECLDSAVMDTNECLPLYVDVQCFYEGLDMKVQQNIHVLLVEKQTINKAMYGEPNGHNHGSEIRGCCLYQELVIQRVVRQLKFVENWLPDILIEPYKVLTRGEVKAILILYGLPCLLTGSVLAHEMMHVWLWLNGYRNLDKYVEEGIYQVLAHMWLISQIDSTWGHATSTSSTQCKRSPFEKKLAKCFKYQIEYDTSKIYGDGFRAANKAVLEHGLQNTLHHIRLTGNFPN from the exons ATGATGAAGGCCTTAAAGGGAAGTTTGAAACTTAAACCTTCACCATGGAAAAGAATCTTGAATAAAATTGGAAATGTTTTTTTATGTCATGTATGCAACCTACCATTGATAAACTATATGGTGCATCCTTTTTGGGCTAACAAGTATTGCCCGTTTCATGAATGTGATGGGACTCCCAAGTGTAATAGTTGTGGACGAATCGAG TCAAGGAAAAAAAGATATGTTCCTCTTAAAGATGGTCGAAAAGTCTGCCTTGAATGTCTTGATTCTGCAGTCATGGATACTAACGAATGTCTACCCCTTTATGTTGATGTACAATGCTTTTATGAAGGTTTGGATATGAAAGTACAACAAAATATTCACGTGCTTTTGGTTGAGAAGCAAACAATTAATAAGGCCATGTACGGAGAACCAAAT GGCCATAACCATGGGTCAGAGATCAGAGGATGCTGTCTTTATCAGGAACTAGTTATCCAGAGA GTTGTAAGGCAACTAAAATTTGTAGAAAACTGGCTCCCGGACATCTTAATAGAGCCATATAAAGTGCTCACTCGCGGTGAGGTTAAAGCCATTCTAATATTATATGGCCTTCCATG TTTGCTTACTGGATCAGTTTTAGCTCACGAAATGATGCATGTGTGGTTGTGGCTTAATG GCTACCGAAATCTTGATAAATATGTTGAAGAAGGAATCTATCAAGTGTTAGCTCACATGTGGTTAATATCCCAAATTGATTCCACATGGGGTCATGCTACATCTACATCATCAACGCAATGTAAAAGGTCTCCATTTGAGAAGAAGCTTGCAAAGTGCTTTAAATATCAGATTGAATATGATACGTCCAAAATATATGGAGATGGTTTTAGAGCTGCCAATAAGGCTGTGCTTGAACATGGGCTTCAAAACACCTTACACCATATACGTTTGACAGGGAACTTTCCTAATTAA